One Ilumatobacter fluminis genomic window, GGCGTTCACGGCGGCCTCTTCCCACGTGAGGTGGGCCGGCTTCGGCATCAGCTGGTTCGCCTTCACGATCGACAGGTCGGCGAGGCCGCCGAAGTTCGTCTCGAAGCCCCAGATGCGCTGGTTGGCGGCGAGCATCGAGTCGTCGTGCGCCGAATGGTCCTGGTCGTCGACGTGGTTGCAGTGCACGGTGACCCGGTCGCCCGGCTTCCAATTGCGGACGGCGGAGCCGACCTGCAGCACGACACCCGAGGCGTCGGAGCCCATGATGTGGTACGGCTGCGCGTGGCGCGCCGCCCACTCCGACTCGCGGGCGAGGCGGTCGAGGAACCCGAACGTCGGCAGCGGCTCGAAGATCGACGTCCACACCGTGTTGAAGTTGATCGAGCTCGCCATGACGGCGATGTAGACCTCGTCGGGGGCGAGTTCGGGCGTGGCGACCTCGTCGATGTGAATCGACTTCGTCGGGTCCTTCTCGGACGATTCGACCCCCTCGAACATGTCGACCTCGTCGCGCTTCACGAACGCGGCCCGATACGACTCGGGGATCGAGAGGTTGGCCAGTTCGTCGCCGGAGGCGCCGGCCTGGATGGCTTCGAGGATGTGCTGCATGTCGCTGGAGCTCCGTGGGAAAGGGGTCGGCCGGTGTCCCGACCGAGTGGGGCTAACGAGGATTAGCCGAATGGTAGCGCGTGGTGGCTAATGAGTGTTAGCCGAACGGGCCGTTTGCGCGTAACGTGTCGGACGATGACCCTCGGAGAACGATCCACGGGCGGCCGCACCCACGTGCCGAGCGCCGCCGAACGGCAGGCCGATCCGGCTGCGCCGAAGGGTCGCTCGTCGGGCCGTCCCTCCGACCGCCACGGCGAGATCCTCGACGCCGCACTCGAACTGTTCGCCACGATCGGCTACCGGGCGACCACGATGTCGCAGATCGGCGACCGGATCGGCATCCGCGGTCCGAGCCTCTACAAGCACGTGCACTCCAAGCAGGAGATGCTCGTCGAGATCATGGCCGGCATGATGGAAGAACTGCTGCGGCGCCAGCGCGCCGCGCTCGATGCCGGCGGCGACGTGCGCGAGCGGCTCGAGCGGATCACGGCGGTCCACGTCCAGTACCACGCCGAGCACCGGTACGAGGCGTTCGTCGGGCACCGTGAGATCGACAGCCTCGAAGAGCCCGAACGCAGCCGGATCCTCGATCTGCGGCGCGAGTACGAGTCGCGTTTCCGTGAACTCGTGCAGGAGGGGCGTGAGCACGACGTGTTCGGCGCCTCGTCTGACCGGTGGGCGTCGTACGCCATCCTCGACATGGGCATCGGTGTCTCGGCCTGGTACAACCCGAGCGGTT contains:
- a CDS encoding TetR/AcrR family transcriptional regulator; this translates as MTLGERSTGGRTHVPSAAERQADPAAPKGRSSGRPSDRHGEILDAALELFATIGYRATTMSQIGDRIGIRGPSLYKHVHSKQEMLVEIMAGMMEELLRRQRAALDAGGDVRERLERITAVHVQYHAEHRYEAFVGHREIDSLEEPERSRILDLRREYESRFRELVQEGREHDVFGASSDRWASYAILDMGIGVSAWYNPSGSVGPDELAATYAEFAVRMLGAGEAEPAPRRSA